The following coding sequences lie in one Capsicum annuum cultivar UCD-10X-F1 chromosome 5, UCD10Xv1.1, whole genome shotgun sequence genomic window:
- the LOC107870075 gene encoding protein N-terminal glutamine amidohydrolase, which translates to LLQVCNFTPFIILFIVVRTIYLLCNKLCDDGLADLFVIFISNEKKQIPLWHQKASQRAEGVILWDYHVICLQNKRDEKSSSLVWDLDSSLLFPSPLGTYVAESIRPSIQIFSEFKRFFRVVHAPIFLRHFASDRRHMKDSAGNWIAKPPSHEAIVAKDGAVNNLNEYITVSPDDLVIDVGADTVNVVFSDKLGVVVGENDLFGFFSLIS; encoded by the exons CTTCTTCAAGTTTGCAACTTCACACCTTTCATCATACTCTTTATTGTTG TGAGGACAATCTACCTGCTATGCAATAAACTATGTGACGATGGGCTGGCAGATCTGTTTGTTATTTTCATTTCCAACGAGAAGAAGCAG ATTCCTCTGTGGCATCAGAAGGCTAGCCAGCGCGCGGAGGGTGTTATTCTGTGGGACTATCACGTCATCTGTTTACAG AATAAGAGAGATGAAAAGTCTTCATCCTTAGTGTGGGATTTAGATTCCAGCCTTCTGTTTCCATCGCCCCTTGGAACCTACGTCGCTGAAAGCATTCGTCCGTCTATTCAGATATTTTCAGAATTCAAAAG GTTCTTTCGAGTTGTGCATGCCCCTATATTCCTCCGACACTTTGCGTCAGATAGAAGGCATATGAAGGATTCCGCTGGAAACTGGATTGCCAAACCACCATCACATGAAGCTATTGTCGCTAAAG ATGGAGCCGTAAACAATCTGAACGAGTACATTACAGTCTCACCGGATGATCTAGTGATCGACGTGGGAGCTGATACTGTCAATGTTGTTTTCTCTGATAAACTTGGCGTCGTAGTTGGCGAAAACGATTTGTTCGGATTTTTCTctttgatttcttga
- the LOC107870093 gene encoding GATA transcription factor 8, producing the protein MGSNFGDEIDCSSFFDHMEDLIEFSPENECGGLDAVDCKDFPSWNDECAGLDAVGCKDFQNIWNDPLPDTEPLFSGSYSNSASDFSAELSVPYEDIAHLEWLSTFVEDSFSCEGLTLGKEHCRVDKEPSDSKFLTSSPVSVLESSSSSSSSSSSCSGPGKTIPPLSPCHHGPQRARSKRPRPTTFNPRPVNQLMFPTSLLPQQFVVPPGVHSLESESFAEESSPMKKKKKRIKFSIPRPPIETLHDDHNPEPQEVRKCLHCEITRTPQWRAGPMGPKSLCNACGVRYKKGRLYPEYRPAASPTFVPSLHSNSHKKVMEMRTSVFPDDTQYYYKPPKPSRARPLTIGQAENTTTTTTTASTLTAQLDVKPE; encoded by the exons ATGGGTTCAAATTTCGGCGATGAGATAGATTGTAGCAGTTTCTTTGATCATATGGAagatttgattgagttttccCCAGAGAATGAGTGTGGTGGCCTTGACGCTGTCGATTGTAAGGATTTTCCGAGTTGGAACGATGAGTGTGCTGGCCTTGATGCTGTTGGTTGTAAGGATTTTCAGAACATTTGGAATGATCCGTTGCCTGATACCGAGCCACTTTTCTCCGGTAGCTACAGCAATTCAGCTTCAGACTTCTCCGCGGAGCTCTCAGTTCCG TACGAGGACATCGCTCATCTCGAGTGGCTTTCAACGTTCGTGGAGGATTCGTTCTCTTGTGAAGGTTTGACACTGGGAAAGGAGCATTGTCGCGTCGACAAGGAGCCATCTGACAGCAAATTCCTGACCTCAAGTCCTGTTTCTGTGCTTGagagcagcagcagcagcagcagttcATCCTCATCGTGCTCGGGACCAGGGAAAACAATTCCGCCTCTTAGTCCGTGCCACCACGGTCCACAACGTGCTCGTAGCAAACGTCCTCGTCCGACTACTTTCAATCCCAGGCCAGTAAATCAACTCATGTTTCCAACATCACTACTTCCCCAGCAATTTGTTGTTCCCCCTGGAGTTCACTCATTGGAATCTGAGAGTTTCGCTGAGGAGTCGTCccctatgaagaagaagaagaagcgaATCAAGTTCTCAATTCCTCGACCACCAATCGAGACACTTCACGATGATCACAACCCCGAGCCACAAGAAGTTAGGAAATGCTTGCATTGCGAGATAACAAGGACGCCTCAATGGAGAGCTGGTCCAATGGGACCCAAATCCCTTTGCAATGCGTGTGGTGTTCGCTACAAGAAAGGCCGACTTTATCCTGAGTACCGGCCTGCTGCAAGTCCCACATTCGTTCCATCCTTGCACTCCAACTCTCACAAGAAGGTCATGGAAATGAGAACCAGCGTCTTCCCTGACGATACACAGTACTACTACAAGCCACCCAAGCCTAGCCGCGCCCGGCCACTAACCATCGGCCAAGCTGagaacaccaccaccaccaccaccacagcTAGTACTCTAACCGCGCAGTTAGATGTCAAACCGGAGTAA
- the LOC107854867 gene encoding phosphoglycolate phosphatase 2 (The sequence of the model RefSeq protein was modified relative to this genomic sequence to represent the inferred CDS: added 88 bases not found in genome assembly), whose protein sequence is MNGEVSRLLSVENAKELLDSVDAFLFDCDGVIWKGEKLIDGVPETLDLLRSHGKKLVFVTNNSTKSRKQYAKKFHSLGIPVNEDEIFSSSFSAAMYLKVNDFPREKKVYVIGEEGILEELEQAGFTALGGPADGKKNIELKSNCLFEHDKSVGAVIVGLDQYINFYKLQYATLCIRENPGCLFIATNRDAVGHLTDLQEWPGAGCMVAAVCGTTQKEPITVGKPLTFLMDFLLQKYKITTSRMCMVGDRLDTDILFGQNAGCRTLLVFSGVTNESKFQDLSKEVKPEYYTNSIADLLKYI, encoded by the exons GTGTAATTTGGAAGGGTGAGAAGCTGATCGATGGCGTCCCCGAGACACTCGACTTGCTTCGCTCTCAT GGTAAGAAGCTAGTATTTGTAACAAACAACTCAACAAAATCAAGAAAGCAATACGCCAAGAAGTTCCATTCGCTTGGAATTCCTGTTAATGAG GATGAGATATTCTCGTCTTCATTTTCTGCAGCAATGTATCTGAAAGTGAATGACTTTCCAAGAGAAAAGAAG GTTTATGTAATAGGCGAGGAAGGCATACTGGAAGAACTGGAGCAAGCTGGCTTTACCGCACTAGGTGGCCCG GCAGATGGAAAGAAGAATAttgaactgaaatcaaattgtCTGTTTGAGCATGATAAGAGT GTTGGAGCTGTTATCGTGGGACTTGACCAATATATCAACTTTTATAAGCTACA GTATGCAACTCTTTGCATTCGTGAGAATCCTGGTTGCCTTTTCATCGCAACCAATCGCGATGCAGTGGGGCATTTAACTGATCTTCAAGAGTGGCCTG GTGCGGGATGTATGGTTGCTGCAGTATGCGGAACAACCCAAAAAGAGCCTATTACAGTCGGGAAGCCATTGACTTTTCTGATGGACTTTCTATTGCAGAA GTATAAAATCACTACGTCCAGGATGTGCATGGTTGGTGACAGATTGGACACCGATATTCTATTTGGACAGAATGCCGGTTGTAGAACTCTCCTTGTTTTTTCAG GTGTAACAAATGAATCAAAATTTCAAGATTTATCCAAAGAAGTTAAACCAGAATACTATACCAATTCTATAGCTGACCTTCTCAAGTACATTTAG